From the genome of Geobacter sp. SVR, one region includes:
- a CDS encoding DUF1540 domain-containing protein — protein MSRIAECDVTDCAYNKHNSCHTLAITVGGPEECPQCDTYVVSAHSGGIPDMHGGVGACKVASCKHNELLECNAFTVKIGWHQNHPDCRTFEHK, from the coding sequence ATGAGCAGAATCGCCGAATGCGATGTCACCGACTGCGCCTATAACAAGCACAATTCATGTCATACGCTGGCGATTACCGTAGGGGGGCCGGAAGAGTGTCCGCAGTGCGACACCTATGTCGTCAGCGCGCACAGCGGCGGTATTCCGGATATGCATGGGGGGGTAGGAGCCTGCAAGGTCGCTTCCTGCAAGCATAACGAACTGCTGGAGTGCAATGCCTTCACGGTCAAGATCGGCTGGCACCAGAATCATCCGGACTGCAGAACCTTCGAACACAAGTGA
- a CDS encoding MFS transporter, whose amino-acid sequence MLTAEQKPMLRFLAVMTAASMIGLQGYTILFNNYAVEVIGLDGSGVGLLQSIREVPGFLALLAVFVMLVIKEHRLSALSIALLGIGTGITGLLPSFAGLAFTTLVMSFGFHYYETTNQSLTLQYFSQGISPLIMGRLRSLAAASSIASGILIWILGLFLEYRGTFLVVGGLVFLAGVWGMLQDPTHPDVAPQRQRMVLKRKYMLYYVLTFLSGARRQIFMVFSIFLLVKMFHFSVREMTLLFIINNAVAWVLNPLIGKAIVSFGERRISSIEYAGVIVIFLTYAYTDSRFVAAAMYILDNILFNFAVAIRTYFQKIGEPQDIASSMAVGFTINHIAAVFLPALGGYLWMINYRIPFLAGAALGVVSLAAAQFMRTHHEPDETPEQVLPAYTAAESEQL is encoded by the coding sequence ATGCTGACTGCAGAACAAAAACCGATGCTCCGCTTTCTGGCTGTGATGACTGCCGCCTCCATGATCGGGCTGCAGGGATACACCATCCTGTTCAACAACTACGCGGTCGAGGTGATCGGGCTGGACGGCAGCGGGGTCGGGCTGCTCCAGTCCATCCGCGAGGTGCCGGGCTTTCTGGCGCTTCTGGCGGTGTTCGTTATGCTGGTCATCAAGGAACACCGCCTGTCGGCGCTCTCCATCGCCCTGCTGGGAATCGGCACCGGCATCACCGGCCTGCTGCCCTCCTTTGCCGGTCTGGCCTTCACCACTTTAGTGATGAGCTTCGGCTTTCATTATTACGAAACCACCAACCAGTCGCTGACCCTGCAGTACTTCTCCCAGGGGATCTCACCGCTCATCATGGGCCGCCTGCGCAGCCTGGCCGCCGCTTCCAGCATCGCGTCCGGCATCCTGATCTGGATATTGGGATTGTTCCTGGAGTACCGGGGGACGTTCCTGGTGGTGGGGGGGCTGGTGTTCCTGGCCGGGGTGTGGGGTATGCTGCAGGACCCGACCCATCCCGATGTGGCGCCCCAGCGGCAGCGGATGGTCCTCAAACGCAAATACATGCTCTACTATGTACTGACCTTCCTGTCCGGGGCCCGGCGGCAGATCTTCATGGTCTTCTCGATCTTCCTGCTGGTCAAGATGTTCCACTTTTCGGTGCGTGAGATGACCCTGCTGTTCATCATCAACAATGCCGTGGCCTGGGTGCTGAATCCGTTGATCGGCAAGGCCATCGTCTCCTTTGGCGAGCGCCGCATCTCATCGATCGAATACGCCGGTGTGATCGTGATATTCCTGACCTACGCCTACACTGATTCCCGGTTCGTTGCCGCTGCCATGTACATTCTGGACAACATCCTCTTCAATTTTGCAGTGGCCATCCGCACCTATTTCCAGAAGATCGGCGAACCACAGGACATCGCCTCCTCCATGGCGGTGGGGTTCACCATCAACCATATCGCAGCGGTGTTCCTGCCCGCCCTGGGGGGCTACCTGTGGATGATCAACTACCGCATTCCCTTCCTGGCCGGTGCGGCGCTGGGAGTCGTGTCGCTGGCAGCGGCCCAGTTCATGCGCACCCATCATGAGCCGGACGAAACGCCCGAACAGGTGCTACCGGCCTACACCGCTGCCGAGTCGGAACAGCTCTGA
- a CDS encoding OsmC family protein — MSISSSVTIEQVRQQPELAKFIFRASNSWMGGTHNRATVEGFYGAGKEDTSRAPTHFDMDEPPILLGENRGPNPVEYLLVALSGCLTTSLVAVASAKGVRLDRVSSRYQGTLDLRGFLNIADDVKVEYEKITILFKIEGDLSESAKDELIKEAQKFSPVFNSLAKPVQLAVQLERR, encoded by the coding sequence ATGTCGATCAGTTCCAGCGTAACGATAGAGCAGGTCAGGCAGCAGCCGGAACTGGCAAAATTCATATTTCGCGCATCCAACAGCTGGATGGGCGGCACCCACAACAGAGCAACGGTTGAAGGCTTTTACGGCGCAGGTAAGGAAGACACGAGCCGGGCACCCACACATTTTGACATGGACGAACCCCCTATCCTGCTGGGCGAGAATCGCGGCCCCAACCCGGTGGAATATCTCCTCGTCGCATTGTCCGGTTGCCTCACTACAAGTCTTGTCGCTGTGGCCTCTGCCAAAGGCGTCAGGCTCGACAGGGTTTCATCCCGGTACCAGGGAACTCTGGATCTGCGCGGTTTTCTCAACATTGCCGATGACGTGAAGGTGGAATACGAAAAGATCACGATCCTGTTCAAAATCGAAGGGGATCTCTCCGAATCCGCGAAGGATGAACTGATTAAAGAGGCTCAAAAATTCTCTCCCGTTTTCAATAGCCTGGCGAAACCAGTGCAATTGGCGGTGCAGTTGGAAAGGCGCTGA
- a CDS encoding MerR family transcriptional regulator, with the protein MNIALPDKLYFKIGEVAQLADVKTSVLRFWESEFDFLKPEKSSTGQRLYTKKEVALILEVKRLLYAEKFTISGVKQRITPRGKLLAEEISPPPRHADPIGLLREIKTDLQALKNQLQQ; encoded by the coding sequence ATGAACATCGCACTGCCCGATAAGTTGTATTTCAAGATCGGAGAAGTTGCACAGCTGGCGGACGTAAAAACATCGGTTCTTCGCTTCTGGGAAAGCGAATTCGATTTTCTGAAGCCTGAAAAGAGCAGTACCGGACAACGGCTGTATACTAAAAAAGAAGTCGCCCTGATTCTGGAAGTAAAACGGCTGCTGTATGCCGAAAAATTTACTATCTCAGGTGTAAAACAAAGAATCACCCCGCGGGGGAAACTGCTCGCGGAAGAAATTTCCCCACCCCCTCGCCACGCCGATCCCATCGGCCTGTTGAGAGAAATCAAAACTGATCTGCAGGCATTGAAAAATCAACTGCAGCAATAG
- a CDS encoding integration host factor subunit alpha — protein sequence MTKADIVERIHQKIGFSKKESAEMVETVFSIIKNTLETGEKIKIAGFGNFVVKQKADRRGRNPQTGETITIAARRILTFKPSQVLKNAINGTDITDEAA from the coding sequence ATGACCAAAGCAGACATCGTCGAGAGAATTCACCAGAAAATCGGTTTTTCGAAAAAAGAATCGGCCGAAATGGTTGAAACCGTTTTCAGTATCATTAAAAATACACTGGAAACAGGCGAGAAAATCAAGATTGCCGGCTTTGGCAACTTTGTCGTAAAACAGAAGGCAGACCGCAGGGGACGCAACCCCCAGACCGGTGAAACCATCACCATCGCTGCCCGTCGCATCCTGACGTTCAAGCCGAGCCAGGTCCTCAAAAACGCCATCAACGGCACCGACATCACCGACGAGGCTGCCTGA